One genomic window of Moorella glycerini includes the following:
- the dsrO gene encoding sulfate reduction electron transfer complex DsrMKJOP subunit DsrO: MAKKYGMVIDLKRCIGCHTCAVACKLENNVPMGMFWNRVLTREASSIDLPQGNYPNLSREYLPVACQHCENAPCVKVCPVGATYKDPEGRVLINYERCIGCRYCMTACPYNARVFNWQEPVRIPAHDYGSAGVPQRKRGIVEKCSFCEQLVNAGGEPFCVTCCPARARKFGDLNDPDSEVARLIRERHGERLLEDRGTKPQVYYLR, encoded by the coding sequence ATGGCTAAAAAATATGGCATGGTTATTGATCTTAAACGCTGCATAGGCTGTCATACCTGCGCCGTCGCCTGCAAGTTAGAAAATAATGTACCCATGGGTATGTTCTGGAACCGGGTTTTAACCAGGGAGGCCAGCAGTATAGACCTGCCCCAGGGGAACTACCCTAATCTTAGCCGCGAATACCTGCCGGTAGCCTGCCAGCACTGCGAAAATGCGCCCTGCGTCAAGGTATGCCCGGTAGGGGCGACTTATAAAGACCCTGAGGGGCGGGTCCTGATCAACTACGAGCGCTGTATCGGCTGCCGTTACTGCATGACCGCCTGCCCTTATAATGCCCGGGTTTTCAACTGGCAGGAACCGGTGCGCATTCCTGCTCACGATTACGGTTCAGCCGGTGTGCCCCAAAGAAAACGCGGGATAGTAGAGAAGTGTTCCTTTTGCGAGCAACTGGTCAATGCGGGCGGGGAACCCTTTTGCGTCACCTGCTGCCCGGCCAGGGCACGGAAATTTGGCGATCTTAATGATCCAGACAGTGAGGTGGCCCGCCTCATCAGGGAACGACATGGCGAGCGGCTTTTAGAAGATAGGGGCACAAAACCCCAGGTTTATTATTTGCGTTAG
- the nrfD gene encoding NrfD/PsrC family molybdoenzyme membrane anchor subunit: MNKQRYYFWLGVLLLLSLGGLLAWIYQVANGLVVTGMRNIVSWGLYISAFMFLVGLSAGGLIVSSSATVFNIRQFKPAAKPAILLSAVCIIMAVMFIFVDLGRPDRFFNLLLTPKFNSPLIWDVVVIAVYLAISLYYLWLTSRPKLEENRYRVISALALPVAILVHSVTAWIFGLQIARPTWHSALLAPLFVVSALDSGLALLLVVLIILDRLGWYKLEKELLATLGGLLAVLIAVDVFFIFSEVLTALYPAEERLMKYINLLLIGSLAPFFWGEIVLAAVPFLILVFRSNRERKSLVGLAASLVVVGVFCKRIWLLFSALMLPLIPYGPGVTLGSYALPPGEFSRYYPRVWSTAGQYVPTWVELLIFTGIFAFGALLYILAARIILAEGPGEQKAPVTGDELKVIA; encoded by the coding sequence ATGAACAAGCAAAGATACTACTTCTGGCTTGGTGTTTTACTGCTCTTGTCCCTGGGTGGCCTGCTAGCCTGGATCTATCAAGTGGCTAACGGCCTGGTTGTCACCGGGATGCGAAACATCGTTTCGTGGGGCTTGTATATTAGTGCTTTCATGTTTCTTGTCGGCTTATCGGCTGGTGGTTTGATTGTTTCTTCCTCAGCTACGGTTTTCAACATCCGCCAGTTCAAGCCCGCCGCCAAACCGGCGATATTGCTTTCCGCCGTATGTATAATCATGGCCGTCATGTTTATTTTTGTTGATCTCGGCCGGCCGGACCGTTTTTTCAACCTCTTGCTCACGCCCAAATTTAATTCACCCCTCATCTGGGATGTGGTGGTAATAGCAGTTTACCTGGCAATTTCCCTCTATTACCTGTGGTTAACTTCCCGCCCCAAACTCGAAGAAAACAGGTACCGCGTCATCTCTGCCCTGGCCCTGCCGGTAGCTATCCTGGTGCACTCGGTAACCGCCTGGATTTTCGGCCTGCAAATTGCCCGGCCAACCTGGCACAGCGCTTTGCTGGCGCCCCTTTTTGTCGTATCCGCCCTGGATTCGGGCCTGGCCCTTTTGCTGGTGGTTTTAATCATCCTGGATCGGCTGGGATGGTATAAGCTGGAGAAGGAACTCCTGGCCACCCTGGGCGGCCTGCTGGCAGTATTGATTGCCGTAGATGTGTTTTTCATCTTTTCCGAGGTGCTTACCGCCCTCTACCCGGCCGAAGAACGTTTGATGAAGTATATCAATCTGCTGCTGATCGGTAGCCTGGCTCCCTTTTTCTGGGGAGAAATTGTCCTGGCGGCAGTTCCTTTCCTGATTCTCGTTTTTCGTTCCAACCGGGAGAGAAAGAGCCTGGTGGGCCTGGCGGCTTCCCTGGTGGTGGTCGGGGTGTTCTGCAAGCGCATCTGGTTGCTCTTTTCGGCCCTGATGCTGCCCCTCATCCCTTACGGCCCGGGCGTTACCCTGGGCAGCTATGCCCTGCCGCCAGGTGAATTCAGCCGTTACTACCCCAGGGTCTGGTCGACGGCCGGCCAGTATGTGCCTACCTGGGTGGAACTGCTGATCTTTACTGGCATCTTTGCCTTTGGCGCTTTGCTTTATATTCTCGCAGCCAGGATTATCCTGGCCGAGGGTCCCGGGGAGCAAAAAGCTCCTGTAACCGGCGATGAGCTTAAAGTTATAGCTTAA
- a CDS encoding amidohydrolase family protein, protein MVDLIVQNGILLTMDQERRVFRGSMAINGGKIVAIGDCYHLEASKTIDATNCVVMPGMINCHTHIYQALIEGIGYDMHFEPWNWRFLFPIVSRMSPEHSAISAELASLEMIKSGTTMVCDHWYMHTSFQNIRQVAEALDRSGIRANIIYGLLDQTFAGERINSEYMTMIHDKDNLIEDARDFVREWHGSNRTIVSIGAGSSEDASEALLIKSKELADELCIQVNTHLAGWQDILAYCYRKYGMRDLEFMHSRGLTGPTSVFVHAVWLTPEEINIIAETGSRIVHCPVANALLGYGVAPVPAMLAAGIPVGLGTDGAASYTYDLFEVLKAAAMIQKVHNMSADLLTAEQALEMATIGGARVLGVDSQVGSLEIGKEADVILVDFDSPHLLPINRVVPKLVYSAKGSDVRTVIINGKIVMEDRKVLTVDEKAIKERALQAAAELVHNAGPETEALLRGAWGGKRPYWRS, encoded by the coding sequence ATGGTTGACCTTATAGTTCAAAACGGCATCTTGCTAACCATGGATCAAGAACGCCGGGTATTTCGCGGGTCAATGGCAATCAATGGCGGTAAAATTGTGGCTATTGGCGATTGTTACCATTTAGAGGCAAGTAAAACTATTGATGCTACTAATTGCGTGGTTATGCCAGGCATGATAAATTGTCATACGCACATTTATCAAGCCCTCATCGAAGGCATTGGCTACGACATGCACTTTGAACCCTGGAATTGGCGTTTCTTATTTCCCATCGTTTCGCGCATGAGCCCCGAACATTCTGCTATAAGTGCGGAACTAGCCAGCCTGGAGATGATAAAGTCGGGGACCACTATGGTATGTGACCACTGGTATATGCACACTTCCTTTCAAAACATACGCCAGGTGGCCGAGGCCCTGGATCGTAGCGGCATCCGCGCCAACATCATCTACGGCCTGCTAGACCAGACCTTTGCCGGCGAGCGTATCAATTCGGAATATATGACCATGATTCACGACAAGGACAACTTGATTGAAGACGCCCGCGATTTTGTCCGGGAATGGCACGGCAGCAATCGCACCATAGTTTCCATCGGCGCCGGGTCGAGTGAGGATGCTTCGGAGGCCTTGTTGATTAAATCCAAGGAACTGGCGGATGAATTGTGCATCCAGGTGAACACCCACCTGGCCGGGTGGCAGGATATCCTGGCCTACTGCTACCGAAAATACGGAATGCGGGATTTGGAATTCATGCATAGCCGCGGTCTCACCGGGCCCACCTCGGTCTTTGTGCATGCCGTCTGGTTAACCCCCGAAGAAATAAACATCATAGCTGAAACAGGCAGCCGCATTGTCCACTGCCCGGTGGCCAACGCCCTCTTAGGCTACGGGGTGGCGCCAGTTCCAGCCATGCTGGCGGCAGGCATCCCCGTGGGCCTGGGCACCGATGGGGCAGCCAGCTACACCTATGATCTTTTTGAGGTGTTGAAAGCTGCTGCCATGATCCAAAAAGTACACAACATGTCGGCTGATCTGTTGACCGCGGAACAGGCCCTGGAGATGGCAACTATTGGCGGGGCCAGGGTTCTGGGGGTCGATTCCCAAGTGGGCTCCCTGGAAATAGGGAAGGAAGCCGATGTGATCCTAGTGGATTTTGATAGTCCCCACCTGTTGCCTATTAACCGGGTAGTTCCCAAACTGGTTTACAGTGCTAAAGGCAGTGATGTGCGGACGGTAATAATCAACGGCAAAATAGTGATGGAAGACCGTAAGGTCCTGACAGTGGATGAAAAAGCCATCAAAGAACGGGCTCTACAGGCTGCTGCCGAACTGGTGCATAATGCCGGCCCGGAAACCGAGGCATTGTTGCGGGGAGCCTGGGGAGGCAAACGCCCCTACTGGCGTAGCTAA
- a CDS encoding aldehyde ferredoxin oxidoreductase family protein, which produces MARFGTLLRINLTLEQAREEEINPDVLEQFVGGKGLGAWYLFNEIPTGCDPLGEENKLFMAPGVLSGTPAPGASKYFVVTKSPLTGIFLDTNSGGHFGPELKATGHDLVIIEGRASRPTWIYIENDKVSFIAAEDLWGKGIYETETIIRERLKDPRVRCASIGPAGENLVRYACIANDYSRHLGRGGAGAVMGSKNLKAIAVRGWQDVKVARPELFEQAVKAAVAWVMQNGWVALKRRWGTSEAVEIMNQQGIWPVNNFSATTFEGVDRINHEAFDRGLVRRLACATCPVACSKGYRDTTYTGGEVEGPEFETITLLGANLGLADPQAIAAANYLCNNYGLDTISTGAVIGLVLDGLRQGKLTQNQLGLPENKTGVELVLWLVNAIARRQGCGDLLAQGSRRMAEELGLGDTAPQVKGMEMSAYDPRASYGIGLAYQTSDRGACHLRTWPIGREISGELPPRNSIEGKPEFVKRQQDEKAAQECLGVCQFPYGIGLLGDELINLLNAAIGTNFTVDSFRRVGERIWNLARLFNVREGLSRKDDLLPLKFSIEPLPDGLSRGKTLSYPLQEQMLDRYYQLRGWDEDGIPSAAKLQELGLQLKVPGGK; this is translated from the coding sequence ATGGCCCGTTTTGGTACCCTGCTGCGCATTAACTTAACCCTTGAGCAGGCCAGGGAAGAAGAGATCAACCCGGACGTTCTGGAGCAGTTCGTAGGCGGTAAAGGGCTGGGAGCCTGGTACCTTTTTAATGAAATTCCCACGGGCTGCGACCCTTTAGGTGAGGAGAACAAATTATTTATGGCGCCCGGCGTCTTAAGCGGGACGCCGGCACCGGGCGCTTCCAAATATTTTGTAGTTACAAAATCGCCACTAACCGGTATATTCTTAGATACCAACTCAGGTGGCCATTTCGGGCCAGAATTGAAGGCCACGGGTCACGACCTGGTGATCATCGAAGGCCGAGCCTCGCGCCCGACGTGGATTTATATTGAGAATGACAAAGTAAGCTTTATTGCGGCCGAGGACCTCTGGGGCAAAGGGATATACGAGACAGAGACCATTATTCGTGAGCGCTTGAAGGATCCCCGGGTGCGGTGCGCTTCTATCGGCCCGGCCGGGGAAAACCTGGTGCGCTATGCCTGCATCGCCAATGATTATTCCCGGCACCTGGGGAGAGGCGGTGCCGGCGCCGTAATGGGTTCCAAAAATCTTAAGGCCATCGCTGTGCGGGGTTGGCAGGATGTAAAGGTGGCCCGGCCGGAACTGTTTGAGCAGGCGGTAAAGGCCGCCGTAGCCTGGGTCATGCAGAACGGATGGGTCGCCTTGAAGCGCCGCTGGGGCACCTCTGAAGCCGTGGAAATAATGAATCAGCAGGGCATCTGGCCGGTGAATAATTTTAGTGCTACTACCTTTGAGGGAGTAGATCGGATTAACCACGAAGCCTTTGACCGCGGCCTGGTAAGGAGGCTGGCCTGCGCCACCTGCCCGGTCGCCTGTTCTAAAGGCTACCGTGATACCACTTATACCGGCGGAGAAGTCGAAGGTCCGGAATTCGAAACCATCACTTTGCTGGGGGCCAACCTGGGCCTGGCCGATCCCCAGGCTATAGCCGCAGCCAACTATCTATGCAACAACTATGGTCTAGACACGATTTCCACGGGTGCCGTTATCGGCCTGGTTCTGGACGGTTTGCGCCAGGGGAAGTTGACCCAAAACCAATTAGGGTTGCCGGAGAACAAGACTGGGGTAGAGCTGGTGCTGTGGTTAGTTAACGCTATCGCCCGGCGCCAGGGTTGCGGAGACCTGCTGGCCCAGGGCTCCCGGCGTATGGCGGAAGAATTGGGGTTGGGGGATACGGCGCCCCAGGTTAAGGGCATGGAAATGTCGGCCTACGACCCGCGGGCTTCTTACGGCATAGGCCTGGCCTACCAGACCTCGGACCGGGGAGCCTGTCACCTCAGGACCTGGCCCATCGGCCGGGAGATAAGCGGCGAGCTGCCGCCGCGGAACTCCATTGAGGGCAAGCCCGAATTCGTCAAACGGCAGCAGGATGAGAAAGCAGCCCAGGAGTGCCTGGGGGTGTGTCAGTTCCCCTACGGCATAGGGTTACTGGGTGACGAACTCATTAATTTGCTGAATGCGGCCATAGGAACCAATTTCACAGTGGATAGTTTTCGCCGGGTAGGCGAGAGAATCTGGAATCTGGCGCGGCTGTTCAACGTAAGGGAGGGCCTGAGCCGCAAGGATGACCTTTTGCCTCTCAAGTTTAGCATTGAACCCTTACCTGATGGGTTATCCAGAGGCAAGACCTTGAGTTACCCTTTGCAGGAACAAATGCTGGACCGCTACTACCAGCTTCGCGGCTGGGATGAAGACGGCATACCTTCGGCCGCAAAACTGCAAGAACTGGGTTTACAGCTTAAGGTACCGGGAGGAAAGTGA
- a CDS encoding 4Fe-4S binding protein produces MARLKLNKNFCTGCRTCEYACSLAHGGAYNPEHSRIRLYRTGCLQIEARYCVQCSRPRCVGACPRGAIHKQDEKVTIDPELCDGCGICQGICNRIMLDRATEKAVMCDGCGACVPACPERALALS; encoded by the coding sequence ATGGCACGCCTTAAGTTAAATAAGAATTTTTGTACAGGGTGCCGCACCTGTGAATACGCCTGCTCTCTGGCCCACGGGGGTGCCTACAATCCCGAACACAGCCGCATCCGGTTATACCGGACGGGTTGCCTGCAGATAGAAGCTAGGTATTGCGTTCAATGTTCTCGCCCCCGGTGCGTAGGCGCTTGCCCCAGGGGAGCCATCCACAAGCAGGATGAAAAGGTTACCATCGATCCTGAGTTGTGTGACGGCTGCGGTATATGTCAAGGTATCTGTAATCGGATTATGCTGGACAGAGCCACCGAAAAAGCCGTAATGTGCGATGGCTGTGGCGCGTGTGTCCCCGCCTGTCCTGAAAGAGCCCTGGCCCTTAGCTGA
- a CDS encoding amidohydrolase family protein — MILIKNALIVTQDQDHTVIRNGYIQVDGDHISALGPMEELRDQEIPGAEVIDANDQIAIPGFVCCHNHLYSAIVRSLPYSGYDDVDFSFVSWMERFWFDKLENKVNNDDVYIGTLINCMEQVKRGITTTADTVEGPNALPGTLFAAGKAAQESGMRAVLSFETTGRISEENARLGLEENINFVEAMRKNPGRIEGRIGVHTTYTCSTELIQAARREADRLGCGLQMHLCDDRWHSFDTTLRFGKRAVKYLEDIGFLGPDVLFAHASYIDPLQDPEILAKYDCKISHQAVSNAIFGFWPNMVPLIRAGVTVALGIDGMTQSMFEIMRAAQMIHRIRYENLELLSDSEVFNMATMNGARCLQKEKEIGSLEVGKKADIVLLDNTSPVPVFEGNVYNFLVSVADSSHVDTVLVDGQVVVRHKKHQLVDEAAMREECRERAKDFWKRNGWPIP, encoded by the coding sequence ATGATACTCATAAAAAATGCGCTAATTGTAACCCAGGACCAGGATCATACCGTCATCCGCAACGGTTACATCCAGGTGGACGGCGATCACATTTCGGCTCTGGGCCCTATGGAGGAATTGAGGGACCAGGAGATTCCGGGAGCCGAAGTCATTGATGCCAATGACCAGATCGCCATTCCCGGATTTGTGTGCTGTCACAACCACCTCTATAGCGCCATTGTACGGAGTCTTCCCTATTCCGGTTATGATGACGTGGACTTTTCCTTCGTCTCCTGGATGGAACGTTTCTGGTTTGACAAGTTGGAAAACAAGGTCAATAACGACGATGTATATATAGGCACGCTGATCAATTGCATGGAGCAGGTCAAGCGCGGCATCACCACCACGGCTGATACGGTGGAGGGCCCCAATGCCCTCCCGGGAACCCTTTTTGCGGCCGGCAAGGCAGCTCAAGAATCCGGTATGCGGGCCGTCCTGTCCTTTGAGACCACCGGCCGGATAAGCGAGGAAAACGCCAGGCTGGGTCTGGAGGAAAATATCAATTTTGTCGAAGCCATGCGTAAGAACCCCGGACGCATCGAGGGCCGTATCGGCGTCCACACTACCTACACCTGCTCCACTGAACTCATCCAGGCCGCCCGTCGGGAGGCCGACCGCCTGGGTTGCGGTCTGCAGATGCACTTATGCGATGACCGCTGGCACAGCTTTGATACCACCTTACGCTTTGGCAAGCGGGCCGTCAAATATCTGGAAGACATCGGCTTCCTGGGGCCTGACGTGTTATTCGCTCACGCCAGCTATATCGACCCTTTGCAGGACCCTGAGATCCTGGCCAAATATGACTGCAAGATTTCCCACCAGGCAGTTTCCAATGCCATCTTCGGGTTTTGGCCCAATATGGTACCCTTAATTCGCGCCGGGGTAACGGTGGCCCTGGGCATAGACGGTATGACCCAATCCATGTTTGAAATTATGCGGGCGGCCCAAATGATTCACCGGATACGCTATGAGAACCTGGAGCTGCTCTCCGATAGCGAGGTCTTTAATATGGCTACTATGAACGGGGCGCGGTGCCTCCAGAAGGAAAAGGAAATCGGCTCCCTGGAAGTGGGCAAAAAAGCTGATATCGTGCTCCTGGATAACACTAGCCCGGTGCCGGTGTTCGAAGGGAACGTATACAACTTCCTGGTCAGCGTAGCTGATAGTTCCCATGTGGATACGGTTCTGGTGGATGGTCAGGTGGTGGTTCGCCATAAGAAACACCAACTGGTGGATGAGGCCGCCATGCGCGAAGAGTGCCGGGAAAGGGCTAAAGATTTCTGGAAGCGGAACGGGTGGCCTATCCCATGA
- a CDS encoding M20 family metallopeptidase, translating into MAYPMNKPRVKAADADVKTISEPETLVGRPGGISREQVVELTSKLIAIPSVNGEEGCLGEYLRELFQILGLQVVTQEVAPGRFNVLGIWPPIEEIAVATAGLLLHAHYDTAAPYDMEEPFSGAVRGGYIWGRGTVDQKGGLAAAIMAVATVKSLGFKPSKPVVVAAVVDEEAEHRGSSRLVQSGLKADMAIVTEPSSLRIVPGCKGTVPLKIEVEGRAAHGCRPWLGINAVARALPILKRLFELTYPEVDLGPELGRIRGSLNVGLIQGGVAYNMVPASCTIWLDRRTVPGETPAGVMAEIQKVLTLAREEVPDLKADVSIARPDWNWEPIRKRGLNPALTAVDSAVVSLVRETHQQVLGKDPVLYFTDGYNELDFLVNDLGIPSIQYGPGDSRLAHTSEERVEVEELITCTEVYARLILKACGGEV; encoded by the coding sequence GTGGCCTATCCCATGAACAAACCCCGGGTAAAGGCGGCGGACGCGGACGTCAAAACGATTTCGGAACCGGAAACCCTTGTGGGACGGCCCGGCGGGATATCCCGGGAGCAGGTTGTGGAGCTCACCAGCAAATTGATCGCCATTCCCAGCGTAAACGGGGAAGAGGGCTGCCTTGGGGAATACCTGCGGGAACTCTTCCAAATTCTGGGCCTCCAGGTAGTCACCCAGGAAGTGGCCCCTGGCAGGTTTAATGTCCTCGGGATATGGCCACCCATTGAAGAGATCGCAGTCGCGACAGCAGGCCTTCTGCTTCACGCTCACTATGATACGGCTGCCCCCTACGATATGGAGGAGCCCTTCTCGGGAGCTGTCAGAGGAGGTTATATTTGGGGCCGGGGCACTGTAGACCAGAAAGGGGGCCTGGCAGCAGCCATCATGGCGGTGGCGACGGTAAAAAGCCTGGGGTTTAAGCCGAGCAAGCCCGTTGTAGTGGCCGCCGTGGTGGATGAAGAGGCTGAACATCGCGGGAGCAGCCGCCTGGTACAAAGCGGCCTGAAGGCGGATATGGCCATAGTGACTGAGCCCTCAAGCTTGAGGATAGTCCCGGGCTGTAAGGGCACCGTACCCCTGAAAATCGAGGTGGAGGGGAGGGCGGCCCACGGCTGCCGGCCCTGGCTGGGAATCAACGCAGTGGCCCGGGCGCTGCCAATCTTGAAGCGTCTTTTCGAGCTTACCTACCCGGAAGTAGATCTGGGGCCCGAGCTGGGCCGTATCCGGGGGTCCTTGAATGTAGGGCTGATCCAGGGCGGAGTGGCCTACAACATGGTACCTGCCAGTTGCACTATATGGCTGGATCGCCGGACGGTTCCCGGCGAAACCCCAGCAGGGGTAATGGCCGAAATACAAAAAGTCCTGACCCTGGCGAGAGAAGAGGTGCCGGACTTAAAGGCGGATGTCAGCATCGCCCGTCCCGATTGGAACTGGGAGCCCATCAGGAAGCGCGGACTGAATCCCGCTTTGACTGCGGTGGACTCGGCGGTTGTTTCCCTGGTACGGGAGACTCACCAGCAGGTGCTGGGGAAAGACCCGGTGCTATATTTTACCGATGGTTATAACGAACTGGATTTTCTGGTAAACGACCTGGGCATTCCCTCCATCCAGTACGGGCCAGGCGACTCCAGGTTGGCCCATACCTCTGAGGAAAGGGTGGAGGTGGAGGAACTGATAACCTGCACCGAGGTTTACGCCCGCCTGATCCTTAAGGCTTGCGGAGGGGAGGTATGA
- a CDS encoding amidohydrolase family protein: MSAIPQKADLLLTGGYVLTMNERQERLVKGAVAIKGSRLVGVGEAEALKAQFVADKVIDCTGAIIMPGLVNAHTHETLTRGLAEDLPLMRWLQEICYPLEKNYTAADMQAAALMNQLEMIRGGITCFIDIFRFADAAAAVARESGLRAIFSPQIIDEFSSFGESLPRTERLIKEWHGCCDNRIQVWVGVHAPYSNSPAVYRQARELANRYGVGLHTHLAETRDEVRLIAEKYGKTPARHLFDLGVFDGPSVVAHCVHLSEEDMDILARQKVGIAYNPTSNIKMAAGIAPVPQMLAKGCRVGLGTDSNLSNNNLDMFEEMRWGSYIQKMAHNDAGILPAYRMLHLATMGSAAALGLDKEIGSLEVGKKADIIVLSLKAPHLWPVYTDRADNVVEQIVYSARADDVITTIVDGRLLMEDKKVLTIDEDRAFHQVQSAAASLYERSFGQ, encoded by the coding sequence TTGTCGGCAATTCCCCAGAAGGCGGACCTGTTGCTTACCGGCGGCTATGTGCTAACCATGAATGAGCGGCAGGAGCGCCTGGTTAAAGGAGCGGTGGCCATTAAAGGGAGCCGCCTGGTAGGCGTGGGCGAGGCGGAGGCCTTAAAGGCTCAATTTGTGGCCGACAAAGTTATTGATTGTACCGGTGCTATCATAATGCCCGGTCTGGTAAATGCCCATACCCATGAAACCCTTACCCGGGGCCTGGCCGAGGATTTGCCCTTGATGCGCTGGCTGCAAGAGATCTGTTATCCCCTTGAGAAGAATTATACCGCCGCAGATATGCAGGCGGCAGCCCTCATGAACCAGCTGGAAATGATAAGAGGAGGCATTACCTGCTTTATCGATATTTTCCGCTTTGCGGATGCCGCAGCAGCGGTGGCCCGGGAATCGGGCCTTCGGGCCATCTTCTCCCCCCAGATTATTGACGAGTTCTCCTCCTTTGGGGAATCCCTGCCCCGCACCGAAAGGCTCATAAAGGAGTGGCACGGTTGCTGCGACAACCGGATCCAGGTGTGGGTGGGAGTGCATGCGCCCTATTCCAACTCACCGGCGGTTTACCGCCAGGCCCGGGAACTGGCCAACCGCTACGGGGTGGGCCTCCACACTCATCTGGCGGAAACCCGCGATGAAGTGCGCCTTATCGCCGAGAAATATGGCAAGACTCCGGCCCGGCATCTTTTTGATCTGGGAGTTTTTGACGGCCCCTCGGTGGTGGCCCACTGCGTGCACCTCTCGGAAGAGGATATGGATATCCTGGCCCGGCAGAAGGTGGGGATTGCTTACAATCCCACGAGCAATATTAAAATGGCGGCCGGCATAGCCCCGGTTCCCCAGATGCTGGCCAAAGGCTGCCGGGTGGGGTTAGGTACGGATTCAAACTTAAGCAATAACAATTTAGATATGTTTGAAGAAATGAGATGGGGTTCCTACATCCAGAAAATGGCTCATAATGATGCCGGGATCCTGCCGGCTTACCGGATGCTGCACCTGGCCACCATGGGTAGCGCTGCTGCCCTGGGTTTGGATAAGGAAATTGGCTCCCTGGAAGTGGGAAAAAAGGCGGACATTATAGTGTTAAGCCTTAAGGCGCCCCACCTGTGGCCTGTTTATACAGACCGGGCCGACAATGTGGTGGAGCAGATAGTGTATTCGGCCAGGGCTGACGACGTAATTACCACTATTGTGGATGGCCGCCTCCTTATGGAAGACAAAAAAGTTTTAACCATTGATGAAGATAGGGCCTTCCATCAGGTGCAGAGTGCTGCTGCCAGCCTGTATGAAAGGAGTTTTGGGCAGTGA